One Streptomyces lincolnensis genomic region harbors:
- a CDS encoding ABC transporter permease produces the protein MLLPMAGLLVALGVWWLLTSVLEVIHPAVLPPPGAVLSAFTAAPARFLEHTGDTTVETVVGFVLSSVCGVLIGLSLAASRVLERMFTPLLVAVNAVPKIALGPLLVGALGWGQKPVLTMVFLLCFFPIVLSTATGLTSTPADLAELVRSLDASRWQAFRKVRLPAALPQIFVGLKVAMPLAAIGAVIGEFQAGEAGLGYLIVQAGGVGDTATAWAAIILIGLMSILLYFALVVLERFALPWVRDTTWRG, from the coding sequence GTGCTGCTGCCCATGGCCGGGCTGCTGGTCGCGCTCGGCGTGTGGTGGCTTCTCACGTCAGTGCTGGAGGTGATCCACCCGGCAGTACTGCCTCCCCCGGGTGCTGTGCTCTCGGCGTTCACCGCGGCCCCGGCCCGGTTCCTGGAACACACCGGTGACACCACGGTGGAGACGGTTGTCGGGTTCGTTCTCTCCAGCGTCTGCGGAGTTCTGATCGGACTGTCCCTGGCCGCCTCGCGCGTATTGGAGCGCATGTTCACACCGCTGCTGGTCGCCGTCAACGCGGTTCCGAAGATCGCGCTGGGGCCACTGCTGGTCGGGGCGCTCGGTTGGGGGCAGAAGCCGGTCCTGACCATGGTCTTCCTGCTCTGCTTCTTCCCGATCGTGCTGTCCACCGCGACCGGCCTCACCTCGACTCCGGCGGACCTGGCCGAGTTGGTGCGCTCGCTGGATGCCTCTCGCTGGCAGGCATTCCGGAAGGTACGGCTACCCGCCGCGCTTCCGCAGATCTTCGTCGGGTTGAAGGTGGCCATGCCTCTCGCCGCGATCGGTGCGGTCATCGGCGAGTTCCAGGCCGGTGAGGCCGGGTTGGGTTATCTGATCGTGCAAGCCGGCGGGGTGGGCGACACCGCCACCGCCTGGGCCGCGATCATCCTGATCGGATTGATGAGCATCCTTCTCTACTTTGCTCTGGTGGTGCTGGAACGGTTCGCGCTGCCCTGGGTCAGGGACACCACCTGGCGCGGATAA
- a CDS encoding ABC transporter substrate-binding protein, whose amino-acid sequence MISFARTVAAAALTTALALVAGCGGSDSDTDAGEDGKALKKVTYLTSFGSFGRDAYAWVAKDKGFFEEAGFDVRIRPGQGTGGVIPAVVSGQAQFGPIDLTGGLLHMGNGQSKDFVAVAAIQQRTMAAIATTEGNGIATPKDLEGKRLADTPGSVVRNLFPTYARLAGVDADKVTWVNGEAQTLMGTLAGGSVDGIGQFVVGKPTVEAVTKKKAVLLPYSDVIPDLYGNVLITSTKIAEQDPEMVRRFTAALLKGLEYSLAHSKEASEILKRNVDTTNPTAAAAELESMAAYVAPKDGSGTAIGTLDSGRVAKSIKILEEAGTLPKGMTPEQIIDFDLVPKA is encoded by the coding sequence ATGATCAGCTTCGCCCGTACGGTCGCCGCGGCGGCCCTGACCACAGCGCTGGCGCTGGTGGCGGGGTGCGGCGGCTCGGATTCCGACACGGATGCCGGTGAGGACGGCAAGGCGCTGAAGAAGGTGACCTACCTGACCTCCTTCGGCAGCTTCGGCCGGGACGCGTACGCCTGGGTCGCGAAGGACAAGGGGTTCTTCGAAGAGGCCGGCTTCGACGTGCGGATCAGGCCGGGCCAGGGCACCGGCGGTGTGATTCCGGCCGTCGTGAGTGGTCAGGCGCAGTTCGGCCCCATCGACCTGACGGGTGGTCTGCTCCACATGGGCAACGGTCAGTCGAAGGACTTCGTCGCGGTGGCCGCCATCCAGCAGCGCACCATGGCCGCGATCGCCACCACCGAGGGCAACGGCATCGCCACGCCGAAGGACCTTGAGGGCAAACGGCTCGCCGACACCCCCGGCTCTGTCGTGCGCAACCTCTTCCCTACGTACGCCCGGCTGGCCGGTGTGGACGCCGACAAGGTGACCTGGGTCAACGGCGAGGCACAGACCCTGATGGGCACGCTGGCCGGCGGCTCGGTGGACGGCATCGGCCAGTTCGTGGTGGGCAAGCCGACCGTCGAGGCGGTGACGAAGAAGAAGGCCGTGCTGCTGCCGTACAGCGACGTGATCCCCGACCTGTACGGAAACGTGCTGATCACGTCGACGAAGATCGCCGAGCAGGATCCGGAGATGGTGCGGCGGTTCACCGCCGCGCTGCTCAAGGGCCTGGAGTACAGCCTCGCCCACTCGAAGGAAGCCTCCGAGATCCTGAAGCGGAACGTGGACACCACGAACCCGACCGCTGCGGCAGCCGAGTTGGAGTCGATGGCCGCGTACGTCGCACCGAAGGACGGTTCCGGTACGGCGATCGGAACGCTGGACTCCGGGCGGGTGGCGAAGAGCATCAAGATTCTGGAGGAGGCGGGCACGCTGCCGAAAGGGATGACCCCTGAGCAGATCATCGACTTCGACCTGGTGCCGAAGGCCTGA
- a CDS encoding ABC transporter ATP-binding protein — MIGLTGVSRSFTSRSGSTVALQDIGLHITEGEFVAVVGRSGCGKSTLLRLIAGLLPVTEGEITIGGERVTGARRDVAMLFQRSALLPWRSVLDNVLLPVEIFGWNKAKHRDRAYRLLETAGLNGFEKHRPHELSGGMQQRVALCRSLMGEPRVLLMDEPFSALDALTRADLAVELQRIHLENSSTVVFVTHSIDEAVLLADRVVVLTPRPGRIRKIVDIAIPRPRTLGRTEHLGEVARCSADLHELLMERDMSRAVETEGR, encoded by the coding sequence ATGATCGGACTCACCGGTGTGTCCCGGAGCTTCACCAGCCGGTCCGGTTCGACGGTGGCGCTCCAGGACATCGGCCTTCACATCACCGAGGGCGAGTTCGTGGCGGTGGTGGGCCGGTCCGGGTGCGGAAAGTCCACGCTGCTCCGGCTGATCGCCGGTCTCCTGCCGGTCACCGAGGGCGAGATCACCATCGGCGGCGAGCGGGTCACCGGAGCCCGGCGGGATGTCGCCATGCTGTTCCAGCGGTCGGCACTGCTGCCCTGGCGGTCCGTCCTCGACAACGTCCTGCTGCCCGTGGAGATCTTCGGCTGGAACAAGGCGAAGCACCGCGATCGGGCGTACCGGCTGCTGGAGACGGCCGGACTGAACGGCTTCGAGAAACACCGGCCGCACGAACTCTCCGGCGGTATGCAGCAGCGTGTCGCGCTGTGCCGGTCACTGATGGGCGAGCCGCGGGTGCTGCTCATGGACGAGCCGTTCTCCGCGCTCGACGCGCTGACCCGCGCGGACCTCGCGGTGGAGCTCCAGCGCATCCACCTAGAGAACTCGTCCACCGTCGTCTTTGTCACGCACTCGATAGACGAGGCCGTGCTGCTCGCCGACCGGGTGGTGGTGCTCACCCCGCGCCCGGGCCGGATCCGCAAGATCGTCGACATCGCCATACCCCGGCCGAGGACACTGGGCCGAACCGAGCACCTGGGCGAAGTGGCCCGGTGCAGCGCCGATCTGCACGAGCTGCTGATGGAACGGGACATGTCCAGGGCGGTCGAAACGGAGGGGCGATGA
- a CDS encoding LLM class F420-dependent oxidoreductase translates to MSLRICVFTEPHRGADYEDQRRFAQLVEAGGFEGFFRADHFQAMGADPGLPGPTDAWLTLAALARETSTIRLGTLVTSATFRLPGPLAVMVAQVDRMSGGRVELGLGAGWYEREHTSYGIPFPPAPERFDRLEEQLAVITGLWRTPVGESFTYRGDHYQLVDAPALPKPVQVPGPPIIVGGRGPKRTPELAARYADEFNMPFKSVAETARAYRRVAEACDRTGRTDAGRPPLVLSAGVVAAIGRTDTEAQLRAAPLHVKSALPPEDAVVGSPAQLVERIGEFAAIGAGRIHLRLIDFNDLDHLELIAGEVLPQL, encoded by the coding sequence ATGAGCCTGCGGATCTGCGTCTTCACCGAGCCGCACCGCGGCGCCGACTACGAGGACCAGCGGCGCTTCGCGCAACTCGTCGAGGCCGGCGGCTTCGAGGGCTTCTTCCGGGCCGACCACTTTCAGGCGATGGGTGCCGATCCCGGCCTGCCCGGCCCCACCGACGCCTGGTTGACGCTCGCCGCGCTCGCCCGGGAGACCTCCACGATCCGACTGGGCACCCTGGTCACGTCGGCCACCTTCCGGCTGCCGGGACCGCTCGCCGTGATGGTGGCGCAGGTCGACCGGATGAGCGGGGGGCGGGTCGAGCTGGGCCTCGGCGCGGGTTGGTACGAACGCGAACACACCTCGTACGGCATCCCGTTCCCGCCCGCCCCGGAGCGCTTCGATCGGCTGGAGGAGCAGCTGGCGGTGATCACCGGCCTGTGGCGGACACCGGTCGGCGAGAGCTTCACCTACCGCGGCGACCACTACCAGCTCGTCGACGCGCCCGCTCTCCCGAAGCCCGTGCAGGTGCCGGGGCCGCCGATCATCGTCGGGGGCCGTGGCCCCAAGCGCACCCCGGAGCTGGCAGCCCGGTACGCCGACGAGTTCAACATGCCCTTCAAGTCGGTGGCGGAGACCGCTCGGGCGTACCGACGCGTTGCCGAGGCGTGCGACCGGACCGGGCGGACCGACGCCGGCCGGCCACCCCTGGTGCTCTCGGCCGGTGTCGTGGCGGCCATCGGCCGTACGGACACGGAGGCGCAACTGCGGGCCGCCCCGCTGCACGTCAAGAGCGCGCTGCCGCCGGAGGATGCGGTGGTCGGATCCCCGGCCCAACTCGTGGAGCGGATCGGCGAGTTCGCCGCGATCGGCGCCGGCCGTATCCATCTGCGGCTGATCGACTTCAATGACCTCGACCACCTGGAACTCATCGCCGGCGAGGTGCTCCCGCAGCTGTAG
- a CDS encoding alpha-L-rhamnosidase C-terminal domain-containing protein gives MITVPYSVWRAYDDTRILRENYPAMQKFFQFVHDSAGPDLLEPGRTTFFTNDWLHLDDPTEQGILGTAYYAENARMMAEVAKALGDDTAASDYGKLSADIRTAFTKAYVAADGTVTGNSQTGYAMALGMDLVTEPALVEKAGEKFVAKLALTDHHLRTGFIGTPLLLPALSRIGRDDLAYKTLLHKDYPSWGYEVANGATTMWERWNSIMPNGDFGPGDMNSFNHYAYGAVGDWMFQNLGGLSAIEPGYKRSRIAPVPGGNLTEGSGSLKTVYGLLSSKWSSRDGAFDLKVTVPVNTVAEVHVPAKTRWAVTENGRRADTAKGVRFLRMEDGAAVFEVGSGAYSFGAAAPDVPTAG, from the coding sequence ATGATCACCGTGCCGTACTCGGTGTGGCGCGCCTACGACGACACCCGCATCCTACGGGAGAACTACCCCGCCATGCAGAAGTTCTTCCAGTTCGTGCACGACAGCGCCGGCCCGGACCTGCTCGAACCCGGCCGCACCACCTTCTTCACGAACGACTGGCTGCACCTGGACGACCCGACCGAGCAGGGCATCCTGGGCACGGCCTACTACGCCGAGAACGCCCGCATGATGGCCGAGGTGGCCAAGGCCCTGGGCGACGACACGGCGGCCTCCGACTACGGCAAGCTCTCCGCCGATATCCGCACCGCCTTCACCAAGGCCTACGTCGCGGCCGACGGCACCGTCACGGGGAACTCGCAGACCGGGTACGCCATGGCCCTCGGCATGGACCTGGTCACGGAACCGGCACTGGTCGAGAAGGCCGGCGAGAAGTTCGTGGCCAAACTGGCGCTCACCGACCACCACCTGCGGACCGGCTTCATCGGCACGCCGCTGCTGCTGCCCGCTCTGAGCAGGATCGGCCGGGACGACCTGGCCTACAAGACGCTGCTGCACAAGGACTACCCGTCCTGGGGCTACGAGGTCGCCAACGGTGCCACCACCATGTGGGAACGCTGGAACTCGATCATGCCCAACGGCGACTTCGGCCCGGGCGACATGAACTCCTTCAACCACTACGCCTACGGCGCCGTGGGCGACTGGATGTTCCAGAACCTCGGCGGCCTCTCCGCGATCGAGCCCGGCTACAAGCGCTCCCGGATCGCTCCGGTGCCCGGCGGGAACCTGACGGAGGGCTCCGGGAGCCTCAAGACCGTCTACGGCCTCCTGTCATCGAAGTGGAGCAGCCGCGACGGCGCTTTCGACCTGAAGGTGACGGTGCCGGTCAACACCGTCGCGGAGGTTCACGTGCCGGCGAAGACCCGCTGGGCGGTCACCGAGAACGGTCGGCGCGCCGACACTGCCAAGGGTGTCCGGTTCCTGCGCATGGAGGACGGGGCCGCCGTGTTCGAGGTCGGGTCGGGGGCCTACAGCTTCGGCGCCGCCGCTCCGGACGTGCCGACGGCGGGCTGA
- a CDS encoding MarR family winged helix-turn-helix transcriptional regulator, whose product MTEEQTHPTGPMTAPDDEQRWAELADLVLIISREIQFRGYTDERAIPLSPSEGMVMRYLQHEPPAPPSHIAAATGLQRTNLSTVLRGLEQKGLIERRADPGDRRGVTVHVTDHGRANYALVRREWAAAVSAAANHDATRLDAALTLLGAMETGLATSRPRTRATHPTTES is encoded by the coding sequence GTGACGGAGGAGCAGACACACCCAACGGGCCCGATGACCGCGCCGGACGATGAGCAGCGGTGGGCCGAGCTGGCCGACCTCGTCCTGATCATCAGCCGGGAGATCCAGTTCCGCGGCTACACCGACGAGCGGGCCATCCCCCTCTCCCCGTCCGAGGGCATGGTGATGCGCTACCTCCAGCACGAGCCCCCCGCCCCACCCAGCCACATCGCCGCGGCGACCGGACTGCAACGCACCAACCTCTCCACCGTCCTGCGCGGACTGGAGCAGAAGGGCCTCATCGAGCGACGCGCCGACCCGGGCGACCGCCGCGGCGTCACCGTCCACGTCACCGACCACGGACGCGCCAACTACGCCCTCGTCCGCCGGGAATGGGCCGCCGCCGTCTCAGCAGCGGCCAACCACGACGCCACCCGCCTCGACGCCGCCCTCACCCTGCTCGGCGCCATGGAAACCGGCCTGGCCACGTCACGGCCACGGACTCGCGCCACGCATCCGACGACGGAGTCGTGA
- a CDS encoding MFS transporter — MSTITSSRHARASRLSPHAAARAGGLHPAGVFILLAGAFLPIMDFFITNVALPSIDASLHASASSLELVIAGYGVAYATLLVLGGRLGDRYGRRRVFLGALVGFVLASLACGAASDVGVLIGARIVQGATAALLVPQVLATFHHVLEGERRARAVALYGATSGIAAVVGQLVGGLLVSADIAGTSWRPIFLVNVPIGVLVLVVAARVVPDTRSHHPVGIDLPGTVLFAATLTALLVPLTEGHSLGWPWWTWLSLAAAVVLGAVTYVVEKRAEQRGEVPLLPPSVLRLPSMSRGLVMVFAFSVGFGAFMFVFALTVQNGLHADALHGGLAILPMALLFFAGSLLAPRVIGRYGRAALSAGAVVQLVGLALLVTVLVANWPHVGLWVMAGPLALVGAGQSMLFAGLFRSVLADVPAHLGGIGSGVLITLQQSGLALGVATLGTLYLTLAPHDVAHGFADVEYVQMGIVALLAVGAAALPRFAGGASAASPVVDA; from the coding sequence ATGTCAACGATCACTTCCTCCCGGCATGCCAGGGCGAGCAGGCTCTCGCCCCATGCCGCGGCCCGCGCCGGCGGGCTGCACCCGGCCGGGGTGTTCATCCTGCTGGCCGGCGCGTTCCTGCCGATCATGGACTTCTTCATCACCAACGTGGCCCTGCCCAGCATCGACGCCTCGCTGCATGCCTCGGCCTCGTCGCTGGAGCTGGTGATCGCCGGGTACGGCGTCGCGTACGCGACGTTGCTGGTTCTCGGCGGCCGGCTGGGCGACCGCTACGGCCGCCGTCGCGTCTTTCTCGGCGCGTTGGTGGGCTTCGTACTGGCCTCACTGGCCTGCGGAGCCGCTTCCGACGTGGGCGTGCTGATCGGGGCCCGCATAGTCCAGGGCGCCACCGCAGCCCTGCTCGTTCCGCAGGTACTGGCGACCTTCCATCACGTCCTGGAAGGGGAACGCAGGGCGCGCGCCGTGGCGTTGTACGGCGCCACCTCCGGAATCGCCGCCGTGGTCGGGCAGTTGGTGGGCGGGCTACTGGTCAGCGCCGACATCGCCGGCACCTCCTGGCGGCCGATCTTCCTGGTCAACGTGCCCATAGGTGTGCTGGTGCTGGTCGTCGCGGCCCGCGTCGTGCCCGACACCCGTTCGCACCATCCGGTCGGCATCGACCTGCCCGGCACCGTACTGTTCGCCGCCACGCTGACCGCCCTGCTGGTTCCCCTGACCGAGGGCCACTCGCTGGGCTGGCCGTGGTGGACCTGGCTGTCGCTCGCCGCCGCGGTCGTCCTCGGCGCCGTCACCTACGTCGTGGAGAAGCGCGCCGAGCAGCGTGGCGAGGTGCCGCTGCTGCCGCCGTCCGTGCTGCGCCTGCCGTCGATGTCGCGTGGCCTCGTCATGGTGTTCGCCTTCAGCGTCGGCTTCGGCGCGTTCATGTTCGTCTTCGCCCTCACCGTCCAGAACGGCCTGCACGCCGACGCCCTGCACGGCGGCCTGGCCATTCTGCCCATGGCCCTGCTGTTCTTCGCCGGCTCCCTTCTCGCGCCTCGCGTCATCGGGCGATACGGCAGGGCCGCGCTGTCCGCCGGGGCCGTCGTCCAACTCGTCGGCCTGGCCCTGCTGGTGACGGTCCTGGTCGCGAACTGGCCGCATGTCGGTCTCTGGGTCATGGCCGGGCCTCTCGCCCTGGTGGGCGCCGGGCAGTCGATGCTGTTCGCCGGTCTGTTCCGCAGCGTGCTCGCCGATGTCCCCGCCCACCTCGGCGGGATCGGCAGCGGAGTCCTGATCACCCTTCAGCAGAGCGGACTCGCCCTCGGCGTGGCCACGCTCGGCACCCTCTACCTGACCCTGGCTCCGCACGACGTCGCGCACGGCTTCGCCGACGTCGAGTACGTGCAGATGGGCATCGTGGCCCTGCTCGCGGTCGGCGCCGCCGCCCTGCCGCGATTCGCCGGAGGTGCCTCGGCGGCCTCTCCGGTCGTCGACGCCTGA
- a CDS encoding zinc ribbon domain-containing protein, producing the protein MATTAPVTPNTPEDRGALLFQRCRWCGTPAYRRSFCRACGATAFQRERSAGAGVLVRRIGQAPLNTWFVAMDEGFTLLCQITRTAPVVVAVGARVRVVRAVAPLDQGLPLVELTYRATALERW; encoded by the coding sequence ATGGCCACGACAGCACCCGTCACACCGAACACCCCGGAGGATCGCGGCGCGCTGCTCTTCCAGCGCTGCCGCTGGTGCGGCACTCCGGCCTACCGCCGTTCGTTCTGCCGTGCCTGTGGGGCCACCGCCTTCCAACGGGAGCGCAGCGCGGGTGCCGGGGTCCTCGTGCGCCGTATCGGACAGGCCCCGCTCAACACCTGGTTCGTGGCGATGGACGAGGGGTTCACCCTGCTGTGTCAGATCACCAGGACGGCGCCGGTCGTGGTCGCGGTCGGGGCGAGGGTGCGTGTCGTGCGGGCCGTCGCGCCTCTCGACCAGGGGCTTCCCCTCGTCGAACTCACCTACCGTGCAACGGCGTTGGAACGCTGGTGA
- a CDS encoding CaiB/BaiF CoA transferase family protein gives MGTQYNAPDGWAGVVDGAGRGALEGVRIADFSRVLAGPYATMLLADLGADVVKVERPGTGDDTRAWHPPADHDGTSTYFLSVNRNKRSVVLDLTTEADREQARALAAESDVLVENFRPGTMERLGLGHQELRARHPELVYCSISGFGGGAGAAIPGYDLLVQAVGGLMSVTGDVHGEPVKAGVALVDVITGLHASLGILAALRHRDATGEGQLVEVNLLGSLLSAMVNQASAFAVAGVVPGRMGNAHPSIAPYETFPTADRPLALAVGTDRQFAALAEAVGDPGLALDDRFRTNADRVAHRPELRDLLVERLSAAGADHWSAVLLAAGVPAGPVNTLDDAFAFARKLGLPGIVDIPAAPADGEAGRPSRQVAHPIALSGTPARYRLPPPRLGQHTAEILHGPQLT, from the coding sequence GTGGGCACCCAGTACAACGCGCCGGACGGATGGGCCGGTGTCGTGGACGGAGCGGGACGGGGCGCGCTGGAGGGTGTGCGTATCGCCGACTTCTCCCGGGTTCTCGCGGGCCCCTACGCCACGATGCTCCTCGCCGACCTCGGCGCCGACGTGGTGAAGGTGGAGCGGCCGGGGACCGGGGACGACACCCGGGCCTGGCACCCGCCCGCGGACCACGACGGAACGTCGACGTACTTCCTGAGCGTCAACCGGAACAAGAGGTCCGTCGTCCTGGACCTGACGACCGAGGCGGACCGGGAACAGGCACGTGCCCTGGCCGCCGAGTCCGACGTGCTGGTGGAGAACTTCCGGCCCGGCACGATGGAACGGCTGGGGCTCGGACATCAGGAGCTCCGTGCCCGGCACCCTGAGCTGGTCTACTGCTCGATCAGCGGTTTCGGCGGCGGAGCGGGGGCCGCGATCCCCGGATACGACCTGCTCGTGCAGGCCGTCGGCGGCCTGATGAGCGTGACCGGAGACGTGCACGGGGAGCCGGTGAAGGCGGGCGTGGCCCTGGTCGACGTGATCACCGGACTGCACGCCTCGCTGGGCATCCTGGCTGCCCTACGGCACCGGGACGCCACCGGAGAGGGGCAGCTCGTGGAGGTGAACCTGCTCGGCTCGCTGCTGTCGGCCATGGTCAACCAGGCATCGGCCTTCGCTGTCGCCGGTGTCGTCCCGGGGCGCATGGGCAACGCCCACCCGAGCATCGCCCCGTACGAGACCTTCCCCACCGCCGACCGTCCGCTCGCCCTCGCGGTGGGCACCGACCGGCAGTTCGCGGCGCTCGCCGAGGCCGTCGGGGATCCCGGTCTCGCTCTCGACGATCGCTTCCGCACCAACGCCGACCGGGTGGCCCACCGTCCCGAACTCCGGGACCTCCTGGTCGAGCGGCTCAGCGCCGCAGGCGCCGACCACTGGTCGGCCGTCCTGCTGGCCGCCGGGGTGCCCGCCGGACCGGTCAACACCCTCGACGACGCCTTCGCCTTCGCGCGAAAGCTCGGCCTTCCCGGCATCGTCGACATCCCCGCCGCCCCGGCCGACGGAGAAGCGGGCAGGCCCTCCCGCCAGGTCGCGCACCCCATCGCGCTGAGCGGGACACCCGCGCGGTACCGCCTGCCACCGCCCCGCCTGGGCCAGCACACGGCGGAGATCCTCCACGGCCCTCAACTCACCTGA
- a CDS encoding acyl-CoA dehydrogenase family protein: MNSKPMKDPLELLDIASVLTDEEREIQATVAKFLADRVRPHIGEWFENAHFARELAPELGKLGVLGMHLEGYGCAGTNAVSYGLACLELEAADSGFRSFVSVQGSLSMFSIWKWGSEEQKQEWLPRLAAGEAIGCFGLTETDFGSNPSGMRTRAVRDGDDWILNGSKMWITNGGIADVATVWAQTEDGIRGFLVPRGTPGFTTQDIKQKMSLRASITSELYFDNVRLPDAARLPLAEGLRGPLSCLNEARFGILFGAVGAARDCIQTAIEYADSRVQFDKPISAFQLTQKKLADMSVSLGNAALLALHLGRLKDQHRIRPEQISVGKLNNVREAIAIARECRTVLGANGISLEYSPLRHANNLESVLTYEGTSEMHTLVVGQTITGYPAFR, translated from the coding sequence ATGAACAGCAAGCCGATGAAGGACCCCCTCGAACTGCTCGACATCGCCTCCGTCCTCACCGACGAGGAGCGCGAGATCCAGGCCACCGTCGCCAAGTTCCTCGCCGACCGGGTGCGCCCGCATATCGGCGAGTGGTTCGAGAACGCCCACTTCGCCCGCGAACTCGCGCCGGAACTGGGGAAGTTGGGAGTTCTCGGAATGCACCTCGAAGGCTACGGCTGTGCCGGCACGAACGCGGTCAGCTACGGCCTGGCCTGCCTGGAACTGGAAGCGGCCGACTCCGGCTTCCGCAGCTTCGTCTCCGTACAGGGTTCGCTGTCCATGTTCTCCATCTGGAAGTGGGGTTCGGAGGAGCAGAAGCAGGAGTGGCTGCCCCGGCTCGCCGCCGGTGAGGCGATCGGCTGCTTCGGCCTGACCGAAACCGACTTCGGCAGCAACCCCTCCGGGATGCGCACCAGGGCCGTCCGCGACGGCGACGACTGGATCCTGAACGGCTCCAAGATGTGGATCACCAACGGCGGCATCGCGGATGTGGCCACCGTCTGGGCGCAGACCGAGGACGGCATCCGCGGCTTCCTCGTACCGCGCGGCACGCCGGGCTTCACCACGCAGGACATCAAGCAGAAGATGTCGCTGCGCGCCTCGATCACCTCGGAGCTGTACTTCGACAACGTACGGCTGCCCGACGCGGCGCGCCTGCCGCTCGCGGAGGGCCTGCGCGGACCGCTGTCCTGCCTCAACGAGGCACGCTTCGGCATCCTGTTCGGCGCGGTCGGCGCGGCCCGCGACTGCATCCAGACGGCCATCGAGTACGCCGACTCCCGCGTGCAGTTCGACAAGCCGATCAGCGCGTTCCAGCTCACCCAGAAGAAGCTCGCCGACATGAGCGTGTCCCTCGGCAACGCCGCGCTGCTCGCCCTCCACCTGGGCCGGCTCAAGGACCAGCACCGCATCCGGCCCGAGCAGATCAGCGTCGGCAAGCTCAACAACGTCCGGGAGGCGATCGCCATCGCCCGCGAGTGCCGCACCGTCCTCGGGGCCAACGGCATCTCCCTGGAGTACTCGCCGCTGCGCCACGCCAACAACCTGGAGTCCGTGCTCACCTACGAAGGCACCAGCGAGATGCACACGCTGGTCGTCGGTCAGACGATCACCGGATATCCGGCGTTCCGCTGA
- a CDS encoding electron transfer flavoprotein subunit beta/FixA family protein has product MNIVVLVKQVPDTSAERTLSRADHLLDREDADLVLDEINERAAEEALTLKETADAHITVVSMGPDSALDAIRKVLAMGADRAIHICDDRLRGADLLTTATVLAAAVRTVQDVDLVLAGNATTDGQAGAVPAVIAELLGLPQLTQVRQLTVEAGQVSAERETENGEATLKAPLPALVSVTEKINEPRYPSFKGIMAAKKKPVDTVDLDDLFPGADGAGFLVTRTRVVEAVLRPPRSAGIRITDDGSAGRQLVEHLIAQNLV; this is encoded by the coding sequence GTGAACATCGTCGTACTCGTCAAGCAGGTCCCCGACACCAGCGCCGAACGCACCCTGTCCCGGGCCGACCACCTTCTCGACCGCGAGGACGCCGATCTCGTCCTGGACGAGATCAACGAACGCGCCGCCGAAGAGGCCCTGACGCTGAAGGAGACCGCGGACGCCCACATCACCGTCGTCTCCATGGGACCCGACTCCGCACTGGATGCCATCCGCAAGGTCCTGGCGATGGGCGCCGACCGCGCCATCCACATCTGCGACGACCGGCTGCGCGGCGCGGACCTGCTGACCACCGCCACAGTCCTGGCGGCCGCCGTGCGGACGGTGCAGGACGTCGACCTGGTCCTGGCGGGCAACGCGACCACCGACGGACAGGCCGGCGCGGTCCCGGCCGTCATCGCCGAACTGCTCGGCCTGCCGCAGCTCACGCAGGTCCGGCAGCTGACCGTGGAGGCGGGACAGGTGAGCGCCGAGCGCGAGACCGAGAACGGCGAGGCGACGCTGAAGGCGCCACTGCCCGCGCTGGTCAGCGTCACGGAGAAGATCAACGAGCCGCGCTACCCCTCCTTCAAGGGCATCATGGCCGCCAAGAAGAAGCCGGTGGACACGGTCGACCTCGACGACCTGTTCCCCGGCGCGGACGGCGCCGGGTTCCTCGTGACCCGCACCCGCGTCGTGGAGGCCGTCCTGCGTCCGCCGCGGTCCGCCGGAATCCGCATCACGGACGACGGCTCGGCAGGCCGACAGCTCGTCGAACATCTCATCGCCCAGAACCTGGTCTGA